A genomic stretch from Mycobacterium cookii includes:
- a CDS encoding 3-ketosteroid-delta-1-dehydrogenase, with amino-acid sequence MTSAHPTRISAGTAVQDLTVDLLVVGSGTGMAAALTAYECGLTVVIVEKSSYVGGSTARSGGALWLPASSILEEQAPGDTMERAETYLRSVVAGSAPVDRSIGYLRNVTATVEMLRRTTPIRLSWARDYSDYHPEKPGGSAGGRTCECRPLNSAILGEHLTRLRPGVMEVKIPMPTTTADYRWMNLMTRVPRKGLPTIAKRLAQGVGGLLLGRRYVAGGQALAAGLFAGVIRAGIPVWTDTELQQLTTEGERVTGAVLRHDGREVTVTARRGVVLAAGGFDHSMGMRRKFQSESLGEHLSLGAETNTGDAIHAAQDLGAAIDLMDQAWWFPAVAPLPGGSPSVLLAERSLPGSLIVDHSGSRFANEATDYMSFGQLVLQRERSGHPVEPMWIVFDQKYRNSYVFAGALFPRMPLPRSWYAAGIAHRSHDLGELAEKMGVPAPVFRSTVTRFNEMSRAGCDADFDRGSSAYDRYYGDPTVTPNPSLRALDKGPFYAVKMVLSDLGTCGGLRADDHARVLREDGSVIEGLYGIGNTAANAFGNTYPGAGATIAQGLVYGHIAARHAASL; translated from the coding sequence GTGACGTCAGCGCACCCCACCAGAATTTCGGCCGGTACAGCGGTGCAAGACCTGACCGTCGACCTTCTCGTCGTGGGTTCCGGGACGGGTATGGCAGCGGCGTTGACCGCCTACGAATGTGGGTTGACGGTGGTGATCGTAGAGAAGTCGTCCTATGTCGGCGGCTCGACCGCACGCTCGGGCGGCGCGTTGTGGTTACCGGCCAGCTCCATTCTCGAGGAGCAGGCCCCCGGCGACACCATGGAGCGAGCCGAAACCTATCTGCGGTCCGTGGTCGCCGGCAGCGCACCGGTCGATCGGTCGATCGGCTACCTCCGCAACGTCACGGCGACCGTCGAGATGCTGCGACGGACCACTCCGATCCGATTGAGCTGGGCCAGAGACTATTCCGACTATCACCCGGAGAAGCCAGGCGGCTCCGCCGGCGGACGGACCTGCGAATGCCGGCCGCTGAATTCCGCGATCCTCGGCGAGCACCTGACCCGTTTGCGGCCCGGGGTCATGGAAGTGAAGATCCCGATGCCCACCACCACCGCTGATTATCGCTGGATGAACTTGATGACCCGCGTTCCGCGCAAAGGGTTGCCGACGATCGCCAAGCGTTTGGCTCAGGGGGTGGGCGGACTACTGCTCGGCCGACGTTACGTCGCGGGCGGACAGGCTCTGGCCGCCGGCCTGTTCGCCGGTGTCATCCGCGCGGGCATCCCGGTGTGGACCGACACCGAGTTGCAGCAGTTGACGACCGAGGGAGAGCGCGTCACCGGCGCCGTGCTGCGTCACGACGGACGCGAGGTCACCGTCACGGCGCGACGCGGAGTGGTGTTGGCGGCCGGCGGGTTCGATCACAGCATGGGCATGCGGCGGAAGTTTCAGTCCGAATCCCTCGGCGAGCATCTCAGCCTCGGAGCCGAGACAAACACCGGTGACGCGATCCACGCCGCCCAAGACCTCGGCGCCGCAATCGATCTGATGGATCAGGCATGGTGGTTTCCGGCCGTCGCCCCCCTGCCCGGGGGAAGCCCATCGGTGTTGTTGGCCGAACGATCGCTGCCGGGTTCCCTGATCGTCGACCACAGCGGATCCCGATTCGCGAACGAGGCAACGGATTACATGTCCTTCGGACAGCTCGTGCTGCAACGCGAACGCTCGGGCCACCCGGTAGAGCCGATGTGGATTGTCTTCGACCAGAAATACCGCAACAGCTATGTCTTCGCCGGCGCGCTGTTTCCGCGCATGCCGCTACCGCGATCCTGGTACGCGGCAGGCATCGCCCATCGGTCTCATGATCTGGGCGAACTCGCCGAGAAGATGGGCGTGCCGGCGCCGGTGTTTCGTTCCACGGTAACGCGTTTCAATGAGATGTCGCGGGCCGGATGCGACGCCGACTTCGACCGCGGCAGCAGCGCCTACGACCGTTACTACGGCGATCCCACCGTCACCCCGAATCCGAGCCTCCGCGCCCTGGACAAAGGGCCCTTCTACGCGGTGAAGATGGTGCTCAGTGATCTGGGCACCTGTGGCGGCCTGCGGGCCGACGATCACGCGCGGGTACTGCGCGAAGACGGCAGCGTCATCGAGGGTTTGTACGGGATCGGGAACACCGCGGCCAACGCGTTCGGGAACACCTATCCCGGCGCCGGCGCGACCATCGCCCAGGGATTGGTGTACGGCCACATCGCCGCCCGGCACGCCGCAAGCCTTTGA
- a CDS encoding PadR family transcriptional regulator has protein sequence MEDGNAAGRQNLAATSWALLGMLSYEHELSGYDIRKWIDWSMRFFYGSPAFSQIYSELRKLEKLGMVTSRVENTGGTRNRRLYKITAQGLDAVTRWANEAPVDPPTLKHGPLLRVTLGHLTSPARLKQTLQQHVAYADEMHRKAAKDARWAGADDSWAYARVALQWAERYYANERELALKMIKELDEAEAAFPQREKGGPIKIPWPTPDFWYEIEKKADAEEPD, from the coding sequence GTGGAGGACGGCAATGCGGCGGGCAGGCAGAATCTTGCGGCGACCAGCTGGGCACTGCTCGGCATGCTGTCCTACGAACACGAATTGTCGGGCTATGACATCCGTAAGTGGATCGACTGGAGCATGCGGTTCTTCTACGGCAGCCCCGCCTTCAGCCAGATCTATTCGGAGCTCAGGAAGCTCGAGAAACTGGGCATGGTGACGTCGCGCGTGGAGAATACCGGCGGCACCCGTAACCGCAGGCTCTACAAGATCACCGCTCAGGGACTGGACGCGGTGACCCGATGGGCAAACGAGGCACCGGTCGATCCGCCGACGCTTAAGCACGGACCGCTGCTGCGCGTGACATTGGGACATCTGACCAGTCCGGCGCGGCTCAAGCAGACGCTGCAACAACATGTCGCGTACGCCGACGAAATGCACCGCAAGGCGGCGAAGGATGCGCGGTGGGCCGGCGCGGATGACTCGTGGGCATACGCTCGCGTCGCGTTGCAATGGGCAGAGCGGTATTACGCCAACGAGCGTGAGCTGGCCTTGAAGATGATCAAAGAACTTGATGAGGCGGAAGCTGCGTTCCCGCAACGGGAAAAAGGTGGCCCCATCAAGATCCCCTGGCCTACACCGGACTTCTGGTACGAGATCGAGAAGAAAGCAGACGCCGAAGAACCGGACTGA
- a CDS encoding PaaI family thioesterase: MTDELATLESASRQLAESVRRLIDATVRTQVDAATLAAAQAKIDAVTGELSAAPMPDSFGVQESDSGRPMAWGNVMIGVRNPIAPPLSINHGADGLVWSDFTLGAAYEGPPGHVHGGVCAMVLDHVLGATAHQPGRPAYTGTLRIRYLRGTSLGALRAEARVDRVHGVKTFAIGHLADARGVTVEAEGVFIHPKDRGSPG; encoded by the coding sequence ATGACCGACGAACTCGCGACGCTGGAGTCGGCGTCTCGACAACTCGCGGAGTCGGTACGCCGGCTCATCGACGCCACGGTGAGAACACAAGTCGATGCGGCAACTCTCGCTGCAGCCCAAGCGAAAATCGACGCTGTTACAGGTGAATTGAGTGCAGCACCGATGCCGGATTCTTTCGGCGTGCAGGAATCCGACAGCGGCCGGCCAATGGCGTGGGGCAACGTGATGATCGGTGTACGCAATCCCATCGCCCCTCCCCTGTCGATCAACCACGGAGCCGACGGTCTGGTGTGGAGTGACTTCACTTTAGGTGCGGCCTACGAAGGGCCGCCCGGCCACGTGCACGGCGGGGTGTGCGCAATGGTGCTCGACCATGTTCTCGGCGCGACAGCGCACCAACCGGGACGGCCCGCATACACTGGCACACTTCGCATTCGCTACCTTCGCGGCACGTCACTCGGTGCGCTGCGCGCGGAAGCCCGGGTCGATCGGGTGCACGGGGTCAAGACCTTCGCCATCGGCCACCTTGCCGATGCGCGCGGGGTCACTGTCGAGGCCGAGGGCGTGTTCATCCACCCGAAGGACCGCGGATCCCCCGGCTAG
- a CDS encoding amidohydrolase family protein: protein MATTWDTSDRYVVISTDTHAGADLHDYRQYLPARLHDEFDAWAKTYVSPFDDLIIATASRNWDHKLRISEMNADGVAGEVLLPNTVPPFFPTTPNITISLPRTRDEFEKRWAGVQAHNRWQVDFCSLAPMRRRGLIQIFPNDIELALQEIRWGAEQHCFGGVLLPPVSPGDPNVAPLFHTRYEPIWALCTELDLTVVQHAGAGSPEMPMDQPASNAVLITEMALWAQRTLGHLILAGVFERHPTLRFVPTEQGTLWVQSQLAVLDAMVPTMKSEAGNRTYGMFGGSSVDALTLTPSEYVRRNCYLASELTPYESGMIDFMGADHIMWGSDYPHEEGFTPHSTLAIRWALHDKSENVCRKILGGNAGRLYRFDLDALAAVAAEIGPTVAEVRTPLEDTGYRAPAAFAYRPFEGGLALKRLAPARS from the coding sequence ATGGCTACAACATGGGACACAAGCGACCGCTACGTCGTGATCTCAACGGACACTCACGCCGGCGCCGACCTTCATGATTACCGGCAGTACCTACCTGCGCGTCTGCACGACGAGTTCGACGCCTGGGCGAAGACGTACGTCAGCCCGTTCGACGACCTGATCATCGCGACCGCAAGCCGGAACTGGGATCACAAGCTCCGAATCAGCGAGATGAACGCCGACGGCGTAGCGGGGGAAGTGTTGCTGCCCAACACCGTTCCCCCCTTCTTTCCGACTACTCCCAACATCACCATCAGCCTGCCCCGGACCCGCGACGAGTTCGAGAAGCGTTGGGCGGGCGTGCAAGCGCACAACCGCTGGCAGGTCGACTTCTGCTCGCTGGCACCGATGCGTCGCCGCGGTCTGATTCAGATCTTTCCCAACGACATCGAATTGGCGTTGCAGGAGATTCGCTGGGGTGCGGAGCAGCACTGCTTCGGCGGCGTGCTCCTCCCGCCGGTCTCACCCGGCGATCCGAACGTGGCGCCTCTGTTTCACACTCGCTACGAGCCGATTTGGGCGCTCTGCACGGAATTGGACCTGACGGTGGTCCAGCACGCGGGAGCAGGTAGCCCCGAGATGCCGATGGATCAGCCCGCATCTAACGCGGTGCTGATAACCGAAATGGCGTTGTGGGCACAACGCACGCTGGGACACCTGATCCTGGCCGGTGTCTTCGAGAGGCACCCGACACTGCGGTTCGTCCCTACCGAGCAGGGCACGCTATGGGTGCAATCGCAACTGGCCGTGCTCGACGCCATGGTGCCCACCATGAAGTCGGAGGCGGGTAACCGGACCTACGGGATGTTCGGCGGGTCGTCGGTCGATGCGCTGACGCTGACGCCGAGCGAATATGTCAGGCGCAATTGCTATTTGGCGAGCGAGCTGACGCCGTACGAGTCCGGGATGATCGATTTCATGGGGGCGGACCACATCATGTGGGGGAGCGACTACCCGCACGAGGAGGGCTTCACGCCTCACTCGACGCTCGCGATCCGTTGGGCGCTCCACGACAAGTCGGAGAATGTCTGCCGAAAGATACTGGGCGGCAACGCCGGTCGGTTGTACCGATTCGACCTCGATGCACTGGCGGCCGTCGCTGCGGAGATCGGACCCACAGTCGCCGAGGTGCGCACTCCGCTCGAAGACACCGGCTATCGCGCCCCGGCCGCTTTCGCCTATCGCCCGTTCGAAGGCGGACTGGCGCTCAAGCGTCTTGCCCCGGCCCGCAGCTAG
- a CDS encoding SDR family oxidoreductase yields the protein MELSFEDRTYLVTGGGSGIGKGVAAGLVASGASVMIIGRNPDRLAAAVAEIEAATGNVGAIRYEPADVTNEDEVTHAVDAATAWHGRLHGAVHCAGGSLTVGPITHTDSEAWRRTVDLNVNGTMYVLKHVARELVRGGGGSFIGISSIAASNTHRWFGPYGVTKSAIDHMMMLAADELGPSWVRVNSIRPGLIRTDLVDASVIQSPEISGDYALCTPIPRVGEVEDVANLAMFLLSDAATWITGQCINVDGGHILRRGPDYSSMMEQMFGADALRGVVG from the coding sequence ATGGAGCTTTCGTTCGAAGACCGGACCTATCTGGTTACCGGTGGTGGCAGCGGAATCGGCAAGGGGGTGGCCGCCGGCCTGGTCGCCTCGGGCGCCTCGGTGATGATCATCGGCCGTAATCCCGACCGGCTGGCCGCCGCCGTGGCCGAGATCGAGGCCGCCACGGGAAACGTCGGCGCGATCCGCTACGAGCCCGCGGACGTCACCAATGAAGACGAGGTCACCCATGCCGTCGATGCGGCGACGGCGTGGCACGGCCGATTGCACGGCGCGGTGCACTGTGCGGGCGGCTCGCTGACCGTCGGCCCGATCACTCATACCGATTCCGAGGCATGGCGACGCACCGTCGACCTGAACGTCAACGGCACCATGTACGTGCTCAAGCACGTCGCGCGCGAACTGGTCCGTGGCGGCGGCGGCTCGTTCATCGGCATCTCGTCGATCGCGGCCAGCAACACCCATCGCTGGTTCGGGCCGTACGGGGTCACCAAATCAGCCATCGACCACATGATGATGTTGGCCGCCGATGAGCTTGGCCCGTCGTGGGTGCGGGTGAACAGCATCCGGCCGGGCCTGATCCGCACCGATCTTGTCGACGCGAGCGTGATCCAGTCGCCGGAGATCAGCGGCGACTACGCACTCTGCACGCCGATCCCGCGGGTGGGTGAGGTCGAGGACGTGGCCAACCTCGCGATGTTCCTGTTGAGCGATGCCGCTACCTGGATCACCGGGCAGTGCATCAACGTCGACGGCGGTCATATCTTGCGCCGCGGCCCGGACTACTCCTCGATGATGGAGCAGATGTTCGGAGCCGACGCGCTGCGCGGCGTGGTCGGATAG
- a CDS encoding enoyl-CoA hydratase — protein MAVPVEAKSDELVAYETLDEGRVARIWLNRPEAHNAQSRGLLVQLDEAFLRAEADDTVRVVILAARGKNFSAGHDLGSELALAERAPGPDQLPSFRINGANRDAVAEKTYLQEWHYFFQNTCRWRDLRKITIAQVQGNAISAGLMLIWACDLIVAADNAKFSDVVGVRMGMPGVEYYAHPWEFGPRKAKELLLTGDYLDADEAYRLGMVSKIFPTEELADKTLEFAKRIAERPTMAALLIKDSVNAASDAMGFTEALRHAFHIHELGHAHWAAHNENRYPIGLPPDVEDWRNAKPSKQSQRDTP, from the coding sequence ATGGCAGTCCCGGTTGAGGCGAAGTCCGATGAGTTGGTGGCCTACGAGACGCTCGACGAGGGCCGGGTTGCCCGGATCTGGCTGAACCGGCCCGAGGCCCACAACGCGCAGAGTCGCGGCCTGCTGGTCCAACTCGACGAGGCCTTCCTGAGGGCCGAGGCCGACGACACCGTGCGGGTGGTGATCCTGGCAGCGCGCGGCAAGAACTTCTCCGCCGGGCACGACCTGGGTTCGGAGTTGGCCCTGGCCGAACGTGCACCCGGACCCGACCAGCTCCCGAGCTTCCGGATCAACGGCGCCAACCGCGATGCCGTCGCCGAAAAAACCTATCTGCAGGAGTGGCACTACTTCTTCCAGAACACCTGCCGCTGGCGTGATCTACGCAAGATCACCATCGCGCAGGTGCAGGGCAACGCGATCTCGGCGGGGCTGATGCTGATCTGGGCGTGCGACCTGATCGTCGCCGCCGACAACGCCAAGTTCAGTGACGTCGTAGGTGTGCGGATGGGCATGCCCGGCGTCGAATACTATGCCCACCCTTGGGAATTCGGCCCGCGCAAAGCCAAGGAGCTGCTGCTTACCGGCGACTACCTGGACGCCGACGAAGCTTACCGGCTCGGCATGGTCTCGAAAATCTTTCCGACCGAAGAATTGGCGGACAAGACTTTGGAGTTCGCCAAGCGCATCGCCGAGCGGCCCACCATGGCCGCGCTGCTGATCAAAGACTCGGTGAACGCGGCATCGGATGCGATGGGCTTCACCGAGGCGCTGCGGCACGCGTTCCACATCCACGAACTCGGCCACGCACACTGGGCGGCGCACAACGAGAATCGGTACCCGATCGGGCTGCCGCCCGACGTCGAGGATTGGCGCAACGCGAAGCCGTCGAAGCAGTCCCAGCGCGATACCCCGTGA
- a CDS encoding alpha,alpha-trehalose-phosphate synthase (UDP-forming), with product MPRAAGQGGRSSPKKTVNGESDFVVVANRLPVDLERLPDGTTTWKRSPGGLVTALEPILRRRHGAWIGWSGGVDDDDVDAEDEPILLEELRLHPVRLSSDDVEEYYEGFSNATLWPLYHDVIVKPLYHREWWDRYVAVNRRFAKAAARAAATGAVVWVQDYQLQLVPKMLRELRPDLTIGFFLHIPFPPVELFMQLPWRSEIVEGLLGADLVGFHLAGGAQNFLILARRLLGAPTSRASVGVRSRPGHVDLDDRTVRVGAFPISIDSAELDQKGRDRSIRRRAKEIRAEVGNPRKIMLGVDRLDYTKGIDVRLKAFAELLAEGRVKGDDTVLVQLATPSRERVDSYQKLREDIERQVGHINGEYAEVGHPVVHYLHRPIPRDELIAFFVASDVMLVTPLRDGMNLVAKEYVACRSDLGGALVLSEFTGAAAELQQAYQVNPHDTEGVKAGIEAALNQSPEEGRRRMRALRRQVLVHDVDRWARSFLDALTEGRPSNS from the coding sequence GTGCCCCGCGCGGCAGGCCAAGGGGGGCGAAGTTCGCCGAAGAAGACTGTCAACGGGGAATCCGACTTCGTGGTGGTGGCTAATCGGCTGCCGGTCGACTTGGAACGATTGCCCGACGGCACCACCACCTGGAAGCGCAGCCCGGGCGGCCTGGTCACCGCGCTAGAACCAATCTTGCGTCGCAGGCACGGCGCCTGGATCGGCTGGTCGGGCGGCGTCGACGACGACGACGTCGACGCCGAGGACGAACCGATCCTGCTCGAGGAGCTTCGGCTGCACCCCGTCCGTCTGTCATCCGACGACGTCGAGGAGTACTACGAGGGCTTCTCGAACGCCACGCTCTGGCCGCTCTATCACGACGTCATCGTCAAACCGCTCTATCACCGGGAGTGGTGGGACCGCTACGTCGCGGTCAACCGCCGGTTCGCCAAGGCCGCGGCACGCGCCGCCGCCACCGGCGCGGTCGTCTGGGTGCAGGACTACCAGCTTCAGCTGGTCCCGAAAATGCTGCGCGAACTGCGACCCGATCTGACGATCGGGTTTTTTCTGCACATCCCCTTCCCGCCCGTCGAACTGTTCATGCAACTCCCGTGGCGCTCCGAGATCGTCGAGGGCCTGCTCGGCGCAGACCTGGTGGGGTTCCACTTGGCCGGCGGCGCACAGAACTTCCTCATCCTGGCGAGACGCTTGCTCGGCGCGCCCACCTCCCGCGCGTCGGTGGGGGTGCGGTCCCGACCCGGTCATGTGGACCTCGACGACCGGACCGTTCGGGTGGGCGCGTTCCCCATCTCGATCGATTCGGCTGAGCTCGACCAGAAGGGCCGGGATCGAAGCATCCGACGGCGGGCCAAGGAGATCCGGGCCGAGGTCGGCAACCCCCGCAAAATCATGCTCGGCGTCGACCGGCTGGACTACACCAAAGGCATCGATGTGCGACTCAAGGCGTTCGCCGAGCTGCTCGCCGAGGGCCGTGTCAAAGGCGACGACACTGTGCTCGTGCAACTCGCCACACCCAGCCGTGAGCGGGTGGACAGCTATCAGAAGCTGCGCGAGGACATCGAACGCCAGGTCGGCCACATCAACGGTGAGTACGCCGAGGTCGGCCATCCGGTGGTGCATTATCTGCACCGCCCCATTCCGCGCGACGAGCTGATCGCGTTCTTCGTCGCCAGCGACGTCATGCTGGTCACCCCGCTGCGCGACGGGATGAACCTGGTGGCCAAGGAGTACGTCGCGTGCCGCAGCGATCTCGGCGGGGCACTGGTGCTCAGCGAATTCACCGGCGCCGCAGCCGAACTCCAACAGGCCTACCAGGTCAATCCGCATGACACCGAAGGCGTCAAAGCCGGTATCGAAGCGGCGCTCAACCAGTCGCCTGAGGAGGGGCGGCGCCGGATGCGGGCGCTGCGACGGCAGGTACTGGTCCACGATGTCGACCGGTGGGCCCGGTCCTTCCTCGATGCGCTGACCGAGGGACGGCCGTCAAACAGCTGA
- a CDS encoding mammalian cell entry protein codes for MRWLIAAVVSLLITTFVGLAAASGWFYWDRVETRGEQAARATLPKLAKDEIPRVFAYDFQTVERSLSDAFPLLTPSYRREFERSVNAQIIPEAKKREVVVQANVVGVGVMAAKRDSASVMVYMNRTVTDKSKQPVYDGSRLRVDYQQIGGKWLINFITPI; via the coding sequence ATGCGGTGGTTGATCGCCGCCGTCGTCAGCCTGCTGATTACCACGTTCGTCGGGTTGGCGGCCGCCAGCGGCTGGTTCTACTGGGATCGCGTCGAGACCCGTGGCGAGCAGGCGGCCCGCGCGACGCTGCCGAAGCTGGCCAAGGACGAGATACCCCGGGTTTTCGCCTATGACTTCCAGACCGTCGAGCGAAGCCTTTCCGACGCATTCCCGTTGCTGACGCCGTCCTATCGTCGAGAGTTCGAGCGAAGTGTCAACGCGCAGATCATCCCTGAGGCCAAGAAGCGGGAAGTGGTCGTGCAGGCCAACGTCGTCGGCGTGGGAGTTATGGCCGCCAAACGTGATTCGGCTTCGGTGATGGTCTACATGAACCGCACCGTGACGGACAAGTCGAAGCAACCGGTCTATGACGGCAGCAGGCTGCGGGTCGACTACCAGCAGATCGGCGGCAAGTGGCTGATCAACTTCATCACGCCGATCTGA
- a CDS encoding mammalian cell entry protein, with protein MTRPARRRASRAAGPTGSEVATTTVEVATSASSVKRQNTPVGPPPRRPAHRVRVGWLALAFGVIGIAALASGLTFELIQQRHADATQARQQRFIDTATQTVVNMFSYTQDTIDQSVGRMVDGTSGPLRGMLSANNNVENIKAIFRHTNSSSEAVVNGAALEGVDDVTDNASVLVSLRVTATDMEGVNKPSVPFRMRVIVHEDDTGRMTGYDLKYPDGGN; from the coding sequence GTGACCCGGCCCGCGCGACGACGGGCTTCGCGGGCCGCTGGGCCCACCGGTAGTGAGGTTGCGACTACGACCGTCGAGGTCGCCACGTCGGCATCGTCGGTCAAACGGCAGAACACCCCGGTCGGGCCGCCACCGCGTCGGCCCGCCCACCGCGTGCGGGTGGGTTGGCTCGCGCTCGCCTTTGGAGTGATCGGGATCGCCGCGCTGGCAAGCGGTTTGACATTCGAGCTGATCCAGCAGCGCCACGCCGATGCCACCCAGGCGCGCCAGCAGCGCTTCATCGACACTGCCACCCAGACGGTGGTCAACATGTTCAGCTATACCCAGGACACCATCGACCAGAGCGTCGGGCGAATGGTGGACGGCACCAGTGGGCCGCTGCGAGGCATGCTCAGCGCCAACAACAACGTCGAGAACATCAAAGCGATTTTCCGCCATACCAATTCCAGCTCGGAGGCGGTCGTCAACGGCGCCGCCTTGGAGGGCGTCGACGACGTCACCGACAATGCGTCGGTGCTGGTGTCGCTGCGGGTGACCGCGACCGACATGGAAGGCGTGAACAAGCCGTCGGTTCCGTTTCGGATGCGCGTCATCGTGCACGAGGACGACACCGGTCGGATGACCGGCTATGACCTGAAGTACCCGGACGGGGGCAACTGA